AGTTGATCGCCACAAAGGGCTGCCCTTTCCTTCTGGAAGCGTTATGTACCGAATGGGCAAACAGCTCTTTGCCGGTGCCGGTCTCCCCGATCAGCAGCACCGGTGACTCGGTCTGCGCCATTTTCTTAAGGATCTCTTTTGTTCTCAGAATCGGCTCCGACTGCCCGATCACGTCGTCAAAACAATACTTTGCCCGGTGTCCCTGGCCTTTTTTCATCAGCTGCCCGCGCAGCTCATTCTGACGCCGCTCCATCTCATTGAACTTCTGAAGGATGGCAAACGCCCCAATACAGCTCCCTCTGCGCAGCACAGGCCGCACATGGACACTGACCGGGCTGTCTGCCACCCGGACCACCTTCGGCTCGGTCTCCGACATCTCCTCCAAGCATTTTCCAAAGGGAATATAAGGAAACACCTTCTCCCCCTGCTGGCGCAGTGCGGTGTTGCCGAACACATGGGTGATGTCCCGCGCCATCTGGTTGATGGCATAGATCTCCCCGTGTTCATTGACCGCAACCACACCCTGGTCCAGCACGTCCATCAAAATATCAAACTGGCTCTCCAGCCTGCGGGACCGGTCCATCATCTGGTCAAAATACCAGGTATTGGTGCAGACCGAATCCCGATACTGCTTAAATACCGGTTCCTCCAGCAGCTCATCAAGGCCCAGCCGGATCGCCGCCTCGATCATGGTATCCGCCGAGCAGGTCCTCTGCCCGATATTGACCACCTGGTCTATCCCCTGCGGCACATAGCGCTCCTCATCCGGCGTCACCGCGATCTCCGTGCGTTCTGTAAGCTCCACTCCAGGCGCATAGAGAAGGAACTTCAAGTGGGTGACCCCCAACTGCTCAAGCTGCGTCACCGCCTCCCTCGCCATGGTCTCCGTCATATTGACGAACAGCACCTTCGTCCCCTTTGGGATCTCCTGCAAACGGCGGATGCTGTCCTTTCTGTAAGTCACCTGGATCTCCATCCGCTGGGCAGCCTCCGGCAGATACACCCCATGCGCGCTCATGGCGTCATACGCGTCCGTTGACCCCATATAAAGGTCGCACGGCTCCATATGGGCCGCCGTCCCGTCCATGATACTGTAGTTGCGCACCACCGCCCGTCCACCGAATACCTGCCGGACCTGTTGGGCATAGGCCTTTCCTGCAAACGGGTCCAGCGCGATCACCGCAATACTCTTTTTCACCCTCTATTTGCCTCCTGTCCCTGCCCGGCCTGCTTCTCCTCAAAAATACCCACGATCACGCCCTCTGTCTCCACCATTCCGGGAGAGGCGATCCTGCCCATATAGCGGAAGGTGTCCTCCGTAGTCCTGCCGTTGATGCCATGGACGTCCTCCACGCAGACCCCCTCCATCGCCAGGCCCACAGAGCGGAACGCGGCGTCCACCGCCACCACGCCTTTCATCGCACAGCCCTGGTTCCCGCCGTCACAGATCATTCCTGTGATGCTGGACGCCATATTGTTGACTGTGCGGTGCATCTCCAAAAGCCCGCCGCCTTTTAAATATACGCAGGCGCAGGCCATTCCGGTCCCCGCCGCGACCGCGCAGCCGCAGAACGCAGACAGCCTCCCGGAATATTCCTTGATGTACATGGTCACCAGGTAGCTGAGGGCTGTGGCGCGCAGCAGCTTCTCCTCCGGATAACCATGGACCTGGCATACCGCATAGAGAGGCATGGTGCAGATGATCCCGTGAGCGCCGGAGCCGGTGATACTCATCGCCGGCTTATCCAGCCCGATCACACGCGCTTCGATCGTCCCATTGCACAATAGCTGCGCCGTCAAAAGCTCCTGCCCTGAGATCACATGGCCTCCGTTGGCGCGCAGCAGGCTTTTCAAAAATACGGTGCGGTCACTGGCCATGCCCGCTTCAAACAGCTCCAAGTTCACCTCATAGGCCTCCCGCAGAAATGCGATCTCCTCCAGAGGCACACGGTTGCAGTATTCTAAAATCTCTGCCAGCGTGTGGCGGTGGATCTTTGGAATCTCCACAGGGTCATCCGATGCGCACATTGAAGTCCCGAAAGACGCGTTCAGCGCGGCCCCGGCAGACTCCGTCGGACAGGGCGTTTTTCCATCCGCCTCCGGTGCATCCGAGAAGATCACCTTTCCGTTCAGCCGGATCTCCACCACATGGGTATGCTTGTCGCGGATATGCAGACTGCACTCGTCCTGGTCCGTCTCAATGCTGGCCTTTATATCGATGCACGAGGAGATCTCCCCCAGGCGCACCTCGATCCTTCCCTCGTCGATCATCTTTTTCGCCGCCGCATTGTCCGCCGCCGTCACCTCCGCAAGGGACGACAGGCCCTTTTCCCAGCGTCCTGCGACGACTCCAAGTGCCGCTGCATACTGGTTGCCCACGTATGGGGAATTGGGGATCCCACAGGTAAATGCGTTTTTGTACATCCCTGAATTTAGTATTACGGTCACTTTTCGTACATCGCCTTTTGTATAGCTGCGCGCCCTGGAACACGCATAAGCGATCGCCCCCGGCTCCGTGACCCCGAGAGCCGGCTTCATGTCTTCCTGAATCAATTTGGTAAATGCGTTCATATTCTCCTCCTGCATTTCCCACTGCATGACCAGTATAGCACAGGTTTGGAGAAAAAGACAAGACGACGGATATTTTTCCAAAATCCGAAAATACTAGGGGAGAGAGAACAAATTTTCAAGCAGGAGGATTTTGATTATGTGGGGATTTCTGATCGCGCTGATTTCCGGCGCCCTGATGAGCATCCAGGGCGTCTTAAACACAGAAGTAACCAAACAGACCGGCATCTGGGTGTCCGCAGGCTGGGTCCAGCTCACCGCCTTTTTAACCTGCATCATCCTTTACTTTTTTGCCGATAAAAGCCCTGTGGGAGCCATCCTGGAGGTCCGGCCCTGGTACATGCTGGCAGGAGGTGTGATCGGGGCATT
This portion of the Clostridium sp. AN503 genome encodes:
- a CDS encoding sigma 54-interacting transcriptional regulator; this encodes MKKSIAVIALDPFAGKAYAQQVRQVFGGRAVVRNYSIMDGTAAHMEPCDLYMGSTDAYDAMSAHGVYLPEAAQRMEIQVTYRKDSIRRLQEIPKGTKVLFVNMTETMAREAVTQLEQLGVTHLKFLLYAPGVELTERTEIAVTPDEERYVPQGIDQVVNIGQRTCSADTMIEAAIRLGLDELLEEPVFKQYRDSVCTNTWYFDQMMDRSRRLESQFDILMDVLDQGVVAVNEHGEIYAINQMARDITHVFGNTALRQQGEKVFPYIPFGKCLEEMSETEPKVVRVADSPVSVHVRPVLRRGSCIGAFAILQKFNEMERRQNELRGQLMKKGQGHRAKYCFDDVIGQSEPILRTKEILKKMAQTESPVLLIGETGTGKELFAHSVHNASRRKGQPFVAINCAAMPENLLESELFGYEDGAFTGARKGGRPGLFEFAHQGTLFLDEVEGMSPALQVKLLRVLQEREIMRVGGNQIIHVDVRIVAATNEDLEQKVEDGSFRRDLYYRLNALPVLIPPLRNRGDDVFLLLEKFRQELGGHFTLSEEICQLFREYRFRGNIRELRNIAEYLNFTGHSVITREDLPPTFQMEVYAREDLPLAITERYNLELTAREYAASLPAEADQFVLQTLFAAYREGRRIGREGILAEAGRRGLTMSQTQVRTILGRMEEAGYVTVSRGRGGSVITEKGMAYLRDI
- a CDS encoding L-serine ammonia-lyase, iron-sulfur-dependent, subunit alpha is translated as MNAFTKLIQEDMKPALGVTEPGAIAYACSRARSYTKGDVRKVTVILNSGMYKNAFTCGIPNSPYVGNQYAAALGVVAGRWEKGLSSLAEVTAADNAAAKKMIDEGRIEVRLGEISSCIDIKASIETDQDECSLHIRDKHTHVVEIRLNGKVIFSDAPEADGKTPCPTESAGAALNASFGTSMCASDDPVEIPKIHRHTLAEILEYCNRVPLEEIAFLREAYEVNLELFEAGMASDRTVFLKSLLRANGGHVISGQELLTAQLLCNGTIEARVIGLDKPAMSITGSGAHGIICTMPLYAVCQVHGYPEEKLLRATALSYLVTMYIKEYSGRLSAFCGCAVAAGTGMACACVYLKGGGLLEMHRTVNNMASSITGMICDGGNQGCAMKGVVAVDAAFRSVGLAMEGVCVEDVHGINGRTTEDTFRYMGRIASPGMVETEGVIVGIFEEKQAGQGQEANRG
- a CDS encoding DMT family transporter; amino-acid sequence: MWGFLIALISGALMSIQGVLNTEVTKQTGIWVSAGWVQLTAFLTCIILYFFADKSPVGAILEVRPWYMLAGGVIGAFITYTVIRSMDGLGPAKATLLIVITQIIVAYGIELFGLFGVDKAPFEWKKVIGALIAIAGIVVFRW